The region AAGCGCGACGATTCGGAGCGGCCCTCGAGACGTCACTCAGACCCGTCCGCCCGCCCGATCTCCACGTACGTCTCATCCTCGTCACGCGACACCCGCACCGTCCACGGATTGCAGCACACTTCGCAATCCT is a window of Acidobacteriota bacterium DNA encoding:
- a CDS encoding CPXCG motif-containing cysteine-rich protein, with the protein product MDDTHLVTCPYCGEEIEIYVEPDVRGSYVQDCEVCCNPWTVRVSRDEDETYVEIGRADGSE